A stretch of Babesia bigemina genome assembly Bbig001, chromosome : III DNA encodes these proteins:
- a CDS encoding regulator of chromosome condensation (RCC1) domain containing protein, putative, with translation MAGWVCDVCLVPNDEDVAACCCCTTPRPTGAPSAPSNGGTSTTVQVSESVDNSQPETKDVNKDVKRIRYSFPSSELPLSCIMVVGSSEVDQLPRSICDSGLERGSKNKVSLYECSLPTPVTEGIRGWVSSVACGSLHTAVVSRTGEVFTFGCNDLGALGRSENDTDKDSLAECNPCPVRLRHTVSRVSCGDNHTLFLTTSGAVFFTGAFRDTQGNIGIADYDELEKLTNAEHFKTPVMLPFISHGDNPIKDICSGENHCLLLPTDGSGIYVFGSNEFGQLMLPSGYAITTPTEEKPDLSSEETMKLALTWPQFLNVDDLGLMKRRPGGEAKRRKHGDEFVSRIFTGYCTSFFETGVSRRIYGSGRNAQGELGTGGDELQLSHPTELVGLRGLRISKIVGGQFFTVALTTGGNLYSWGNRSYTGTGSDDDYATQRTPAKIQFFKDNVRNVFVGADATFAVVSHGKVYAWGSGQNYVLGNGKDCLFQKTPELVPKKHFRGHKVVGGMGGSQHTVFLCRKKV, from the exons ATGGCTGGCTGGGTGTGCGACGTTTGCCTGGTGCCTAACGACGAGGATGTCGCggcgtgctgctgctgcacgacgcCTAGGCCTACAGGCGCCCCTTCTGCGCCATCTAATG GCGGGACCAGCACGACGGTACAAGTTTCTGAGAGCGTGGATAACTCGCAGCCGGAAACAAAAGACGTCAACAAAGATGTGAAGCGCATTCGGTACTCATTCCCATCATCCGAACTGCCACTTAGCTGCATTATGGTCGTTGGATCTTCTGAGGTCGACCAGTTGCCGCGGTCGATTTGCGACTCGGGTTTGGAACGAGGCAGCAAAAACAAGGTGTCCCTCTATGAGTGCTCGCTGCCAACGCCAGTGACGGAGGGGATACGTGGCTGGGTGTCCTCCGTCGCCTGCGGCTCGCTTCACACCGCTGTCGTAAGTCGCACCGGCGAGGTATTCACTTTCGGTTGCAATGACCTTGGAGCACTGGGAAGATCAGAGAATGACACTGATAAAGATTCGCTGGCGGAGTGCAACCCCTGCCCCGTGCGGCTGCGTCACACGGTGTCCCGAGTCTCTTGCGGCGATAACCACACGTTGTTCCTCACCACCAGCGGCGCAGTGTTCTTCACCGGCGCCTTCAGGGACACGCAAGGAAATATTGGCATCGCAGATTACGACGAGCTGGAGAAGCTCACCAATGCAGAGCACTTCAAAACCCCGGTTATGTTGCCGTTCATCAGCCATGGCGATAATCCAATAAAGGATATTTGCTCGGGTGAGAACCACTGCCTCCTGCTGCCCACCGACGGGTCCGGTATCTACGTGTTTGGTAGCAACGAGTTTGGTCAGCTGATGCTGCCGTCAGGGTACGCCATAACGACGCCAACTGAAGAGAAGCCGGATTTGTCAAGTGAAGAGACGATGAAGCTTGCCTTGACGTGGCCGCAGTTCCTAAATGTGGATGATTTGGGTCTGATGAAGCGCCGGCCCGGCGGCGAGGCCAAACGCCGCAAGCACGGCGATGAATTCGTGAGCCGCATATTCACGGGGTACTGCACCAGCTTCTTCGAAACGGGGGTTAGTCGGCGCATCTACGGCAGCGGGCGTAACGCCCAAGGTGAACTGGGTACGGGCGGCGATGAGCTACAATTGTCGCACCCTACCGAGTTGGTCGGTCTGCGAGGGTTGCGCATCTCGAAGATTGTTGGTGGGCAGTTCTTCACCGTCGCGCTTACGACAGGCGGCAATCTGTACAGCTGGGGCAACCGTTCATACACGGGCACCGGAAGCGATGATGACTATGCCACCCAACGCACCCCAGCCAAAATTCAGTTCTTCAAGGACAATGTCCGGAACGTCTTTGTTGGCGCGGATGCCACTTTTGCCGTTGTCTCTCACGGCAAAGTCTACGCATGGGGGTCTGGGCAGAACTATGTTTTGGGCAACGGTAAGGATTGCTTGTTTCAGAAGACCCCGGAGCTTGTGCCGAAGAAACATTTCCGCGGCCACAAAGTGGTGGGCGGCATGGGTGGATCTCAGCACACCGTCTTTTTGTGTCGTAAGAAAGTATGA
- a CDS encoding membrane protein, putative: protein MAINDAAQRRRRSWILVGAGFVGVAALITTIVLVAVFCGSEDPISERYKLTTFDAMGNKKVMDMTPDQFFQAMKENTAFMLGDDRVQSEALYGCILDMTKSLGDWKVAADEAAAKAKAEEAAAGEEQPAEVAPAEAPKETTGCCSTPEKVADTPQAPATMVEASSTGAPEKPVEMTESPAATPTSTAEPGIPTAPGDASGLRGTSTGAPVSLRRRIAYRIAERLAQRRDNREAVVTSGLGDYMWNSIAAIVEAIDSAVPLHLWRDTYEGDLDIDETM, encoded by the coding sequence ATGGCTATCAACGATGCTGCTCAGCGCCGCAGGAGGTCCTGGATATTGGTGGGTGCGGGTTTTGTCGGTGTCGCGGCTCTGATAACTACAATTGTCTTGGTTGCGGTTTTCTGTGGTAGCGAGGACCCTATATCCGAGCGGTACAAGTTGACCACCTTCGACGCCATGGGAAACAAGAAGGTCATGGACATGACACCCGACCAATTTTTCCAGGCCATGAAGGAGAACACGGCGTTCATGCTTGGCGACGATCGCGTCCAAAGCGAGGCCCTATACGGATGCATCCTGGACATGACGAAGAGTCTCGGGGATTGGAAGGTAGCCGCTGATGAAGCTGCAGCGAAGGCCAAAGCTGAGGAAGCAGCCGCCGGTGAAGAACAACCCGCTGAAGTTGCACCTGCTGAGGCACCCAAGGAAACCactggctgctgcagcacacCGGAGAAGGTCGCAGACACGCCCCAAGCTCCGGCGACGATGGTAGaggccagcagcaccggtgCACCGGAGAAGCCCGTGGAGATGACGGAGTCTCCGGCGGCAACCCCAACTTCCACCGCCGAACCTGGGATCCCAACTGCTCCAGGTGACGCATCCGGCTTGAGGGGGACCTCCACTGGTGCGCCGGTTAGTTTAAGACGCCGAATAGCTTATCGCATTGCAGAACGTTTAGCGCAGAGACGTGACAACAGAGAGGCTGTGGTCACGTCCGGTCTAGGAGATTACATGTGGAACTCAATCGCTGCGATAGTGGAAGCCATCGACAGCGCCGTACCGCTGCATTTGTGGCGGGACACCTACGAAGGCGACCTAGACATAGACGAGACCATGTAA
- a CDS encoding SFT-2 like family protein, putative, whose protein sequence is MSGRPFSNPAGANDFLNFEAPSYGHFGADSNGGGKMAGKGFGSSAGMMGGDHTPSGVPPSDSASSAFGRPKEDNYLLKGIEFVKSSASNIQKGFGDSTRSNSLFGNDSGLLGNDAASTARSSLSALMNVGRSVIGLSGGNEEPQSWLNYTNYKIFLLLFITSILFFALAFMTLPFIVFAPHKFGLLFTCATICFMSSLAFLKGTGALMEHMLNSKRIVFTGALGTSLVSTFVFTTVYPIYLLAFISSLIQTLTLASVILSYIPGGAGALKLMYSSVWEFVKSRTRGSGSTTLPL, encoded by the exons ATGTCTGGCCGGCCATTTTCCAACCCCGCTGGTGCCAACGACTTCCTCAACTTCGAGGCGCCATCGTACGGGCATTTCGGCGCGGATTCAAATGGCGGCGGCAAGATGGCAGGCAAGGGTTTCGGTTCGTCGGCTGGAATGATGGGCGGCG ACCACACCCCTTCCGGCGTGCCACCGTCCGACTCCGCTTCGAGCGCTTTCGGGCGTCCAAAG GAGGACAACTATTTGCTCAAGGGCATCGAGTTCGTTAAGAGCAGCGCATCGAACATCCAGAAGGGTTTCGGCGATTCGACGCGCAGCAACAGCCTATTTG GCAACGACAGTGGTCTGCTTGGCAATGACGCGGCCTCCACTGCGCGTTCGTCGCTCTCCGCGCTTATGAATGTTGGCCGTTCTGTTATCGGTTTGTCCGGCGGCAACGAGGAACCTCAGTCATGGCTGAACTACACAAACTACAAGATATTCCTGCTGCTGTTCATCACGAGCATCCTGTTCTTCGCGCTCGCCTTCATGACCCTCCCGTTCATCGTGTTCGCTCCGCACAAGTTCGGCCTGCTGTTCACGTGCGCGACCATCTGTTTCATGTCCTCGTTGGCGTTTTTGAAGGGCACTGGAGCACTGATGGAGCATATGCTGAATTCTAAGCGTATCGTGTTCACGGGGGCACTGGGCACATCGCTGGTCTCCACCTTCGTCTTCACGACCGTCTACCCGATCTACCTGTTGGCGTTTATCAGCTCTTTGATACAGACTTTGACATTGGCGTCTGTCATTTTATCGTACATCCCAG GTGGCGCCGGGGCCCTCAAGCTGATGTACTCGTCAGTGTGGGAGTTTGTGAAAAGCAGAACGCGCGGAAGTGGATCCACGACTCTTCCGTTGTGA
- a CDS encoding LytB protein, putative produces the protein MYGVIFLALSVLSVECLSVHRPGFVLRKAGNAFVVRDHRFGGRWSNHAALNQQSTSLEANVCEESGSQTRDAPAVANSSKTLYLVNPRGFCEGVRRAIRTVEEAVRLFGPPVYVKHEIVHNEFVCNRLRAKGVIFIEDLETVPEGSTLIFSAHGVSPAVKELARKRNFVEIDASCPLVNKVHVYVKKKAEEGYKIVLIGHKNHVETIGTAGEAPGVTTVVETVDDVDQLDYPEGTPLFYATQTTLSLDDCKVIKDRLLERFPWIETIPSGSICYATTNRQTAVQKVCAVCDLMLVVGSTLSSNAKRLLETATVRNIRGYLIPNADAVTEEMIGNATRVAVSSSASTPEELTNGVVEKLASPPFNFSVEFFDGGEERVPKWRLPRNLETFIKEHDSKTEAAEAQ, from the exons ATGTACGGTGTTATATTTTTAGCGCTGTCAGTTCTTTCTGTGGAGTGTCTATCCGTCCATCGCCCAGGATTCGTCCTTAGGAAGGCGGGGAACGCCTTCGTCGTTCGAGACCACCGTTTCGGTGGTCGCTGGAGCAACCACGCAGCCTTAAATCAGCAGAGCACCAGTCTAGAAGCCAATGTGTGCGAGGAATCCGGCAGTCAGACGCGCGATGCGCCTGCTGTAGCCAACAGCTCCAAGACCCTCTACCTGGTGAACCCTCGCGGCTTCTGCGAAGGCGTACGCCGTGCCATTCGCACTGTGGAGGAAGCAGTGCGTCTATTTGGTCCTCCCGTCTACGTAAAGCATGAAATCGTGCACAACGAATTTGTCTGCAACCGGCTACGC GCCAAGGGCGTCATCTTCATAGAGGACCTTGAGACCGTTCCCGAGGGCAGCACGCTCATCTTCTCTGCGCACGGAGTGTCTCCTGCCGTGAAGGAACTTGCCCGCAAGAGAAATTTTGTCGAAATCGACGCCTCATGCCCACTGGTGAACAAGGTCCACGTCTACGTCAAGAAGAAGGCTGAGGAGGGGTACAAGATCGTGTTAATCGGTCACAAGAACCACG TGGAGACCATTGGGACAGCGGGTGAGGCGCCCGGCGTAACCACCGTGGTTGAGACCGTTGATGACGTCGACCAGCTAGATTATCCGGAAGGCACGCCGCTGTTCTACGCCACACAGACAACACTGAGTCTCGATGATTGTAAGGTAATCAAGGATCGGCTGCTGGAGCGGTTCCCTTGGATCGAGACGATCCCCAGCGGCTCCATTTGCTACGCCACCACCAACCGCCAAACGGCGGTGCAAAAGGTCTGCGCTGTTTGCGACCTTATGCTGGTTGTCGGTAGCACGCTCTCATCGAATGCTAAAAGGCTGCTTGAGACGGCCACCGTGAGGAACATAAGGGGGTACCTGATACCTAATGCGGATGCGGTTACCGAGGAAATGATCGGGAACGCCACCCGTGTGGCGGTGTCCTCATCTGCTTCAACTCCGGAAGAACTCACGAACGGGGTCGTGGAAAAGCTGGCCAGTCCACCATTCAACTTTTCCGTTGAATTTTTCGACGGGGGCGAGGAGCGCGTGCCGAAATGGCGATTGCCGAG GAACCTGGAGACGTTCATAAAAGAACACGACAGTAAGACTGAAGCAGCGGAGGCGCAATAA
- a CDS encoding ubiquitin carboxyl-terminal hydrolase family protein, putative → MWREHRVAWLSGERSALFSSTSHAQSLPTRQQNLLYKMEAREDRQPGLWRRTAFDSSKTEPPTSFLSPQPARAYPRMIELSYKPTPRKTEPASYGTPNHVSTTSRIPKWISRYTDQSPSTSKVVTASYAEPKPTTPNAVIPNDVKAVPANPLAPTRRSKPVVSYIDVGLNGQNGGTTPNKSDFVGVHKDPEEPPKGILHATRFFEPDVDKKGVDEAKYRVPTEPTVPKEHQDALAITMGGANDSTLTVQLVDEIEPHAFSKVTNKWGAVTHETTADDGATSDPLATLRDLEVPLNSSLGYSGDENVVETARTPIKHISTVIGNPFTIFRLKHARSAVNVTEEDLAALKATMFAKRHSPDDLLSCFKASISVTNIPMMDIILRFLCDVMRSDVSQRELCVRMMETALVYHPDELVRCFSCTYIPFMFDPELNDDVGGSFMRLLLSYKATFVAPGITDDSLPVCVDRRGRLCYNIEESDPADRYYVAHRNRKIDTFGEASDDVSGTNTTSDAPSGLDYIGCGKIESMVLLKICADRAKVESVFDIPASRLRDWLCTIWFELPATRPCLPLMRLCIHWIDSREDSTFLKDAAFALVQKELSLLGEFQGGRLVMLELLSFMVERNGDASAELSKIVDIVAEGEENTLYAIMDSIVSYNLLESDMLDLWCLLCILPWPVASPTSAICRLLSSTFLIFYQIAYDAIKSGSGQDRFSSPPMALLENALRICTCRCSSPVLAKGALMQTIMLVELSPLPALKMKNAPLILSSLSPFLWKCYFVWSNCGRDVDPDNLTALRHLYDSLRRCVFCEPLSSADRNITTRTLPMFPRIRFTTNEGDEDDVNISNFIGTTTQVISTVSAPEPEEEFDYSYAPQEDSAVDDVPNVLPLEQPRGIRNLGNTCYYNSLLQALFHTRSFVKGLFDLSSSNTTVAVYQRLFRKLLKRGKKPFDPNPGYKLLPAAWRQNSEQQDVTEVLSHLLESLDESLELWRRLFAGMVVRRIKCLHCGNMSDNREIVMDFTFTVDNMSSIQAMFDDFCKIENLRGGNRYLCAKCDAHRRADMWNVIASPPAHLMVVLSRHMWSPVAALQGSSGGASKLLNHVHVDEQLRICEFDYTLYGTIFHSGTGASSGHYYFVGRDSEAPSNWHVCDDSQVRPATAATVNEISKDRGNSHVPYVVFYRCSQAPLTEL, encoded by the coding sequence ATGTGGAGGGAGCATCGCGTTGCGTGGCTTTCTGGCGAGAGAAGCGCCCTTTTCTCAAGCACGAGCCACGCTCAAAGCCTCCCTACGAGACAGCAGAACCTGCTGTACAAAATGGAGGCGCGAGAAGACCGCCAGCCTGGTCTGTGGAGACGGACGGCATTTGACTCGTCGAAAACGGAGCCACCGACTTCGTTTCTGAGtcctcagcctgcacgaGCATACCCTCGTATGATAGAGCTGTCCTACAAGCCTACGCCTCGCAAGACGGAGCCTGCTAGTTATGGGACACCAAACCATGTGTCTACCACAAGTCGCATCCCAAAATGGATTTCTAGGTACACAGATCAATCTCCAAGCACTTCCAAAGTCGTGACAGCAAGTTACGCGGAGCCTAAACCAACTACACCGAATGCAGTTATTCCAAATGATGTGAAAGCTGTGCCAGCTAACCCTTTAGCACCTACTCGTCGTTCAAAGCCTGTGGTAAGCTATATAGACGTCGGGTTGAACGGGCAGAATGGCGGCACAACCCCGAACAAGTCTGACTTTGTAGGTGTCCACAAAGACCCCGAAGAACCCCCGAAGGGCATTCTCCATGCAACTCGTTTCTTTGAACCAGATGTAGATAAAAAGGGTGTCGATGAGGCCAAGTATAGAGTTCCAACTGAGCCTACGGTTCCAAAAGAGCATCAGGATGCACTGGCGATCACTATGGGTGGTGCGAACGACTCAACCCTGACTGTCCAGCTGGTGGATGAAATCGAACCTCACGCATTTTCTAAGGTGACCAATAAATGGGGGGCAGTGACACATGAAACGACTGCAGATGACGGTGCCACGTCAGATCCGCTGGCTACGTTAAGGGATCTTGAGGTGCCCTTGAATAGCTCGCTCGGCTATTCCGGTGACGAGAACGTCGTAGAAACCGCAAGGACCCCAATCAAACACATATCAACCGTGATTGGCAACCCATTCACAATATTTCGGCTGAAGCACGCTCGCAGTGCGGTCAATGTCACTGAGGAGGACCTGGCTGCTTTGAAGGCTACTATGTTCGCAAAGCGACATTCTCCGGATGACCTGCTCTCCTGCTTCAAGGCCTCCATATCGGTGACTAACATCCCCATGATGGATATAATACTGAGGTTTttgtgcgatgtgatgcgtAGCGACGTCTCTCAACGAGAGCTGTGCGTGCGCATGATGGAGACCGCATTGGTGTACCACCCCGACGAGCTGGTGAGGTGCTTCTCGTGCACCTACATCCCGTTTATGTTTGACCCGGAACTCAATGACGACGTAGGAGGTAGCTTCATGAGGCTTCTTTTGTCCTACAAGGCCACGTTCGTGGCCCCGGGTATAACTGATGACAGCTTGCCCGTCTGCGTTGACAGGAGAGGGAGGCTGTGTTACAACATTGAGGAGTCTGATCCTGCCGACCGCTACTACGTCGCGCATCGAAATCGCAAAATAGACACGTTCGGTGAAGCAAGTGACGATGTGAGTGGCACAAACACTACATCCGATGCACCATCGGGGCTGGACTACATTGGTTGCGGCAAAATCGAATCCATGGTGCTTCTTAAGATATGTGCCGATAGAGCCAAAGTTGAGTCTGTGTTCGACATTCCGGCATCCAGACTGCGGGATTGGTTGTGTACGATTTGGTTTGAGCTACCCGCCACGAGACCCTGCCTCCCGTTGATGCGGTTATGCATCCATTGGATAGACTCACGGGAGGATTCAACATTTCTGAAAGATGCAGCATTTGCACTTGTTCAGAAGGAGCTGTCGTTGTTGGGTGAGTTTCAGGGAGGAAGGCTTGTAATGCTGGAGCTGTTGTCGTTCATGGTTGAGCGCAACGGCGACGCCAGCGCCGAGTTGAGCAAGATAGTTGACATCGTCGCAGAAGGCGAAGAGAACACGCTCTATGCGATAATGGATTCCATAGTATCCTACAACTTGCTGGAAAGCGACATGTTGGATCTGTGGTGTCTGCTGTGTATCCTGCCGTGGCCTGTGGCCTCGCCGACCAGCGCCATATGCCGCCTCTTGTCGAGCACGTTTTTGATATTCTACCAGATCGCATATGATGCTATTAAGTCAGGGTCTGGGCAGGACCGATTCTCGTCGCCTCCTATGGCCCTCCTGGAGAATGCGCTTAGGATATGCACCTGTCGTTGCTCCTCACCCGTGCTGGCCAAGGGCGCGCTGATGCAAACTATCATGTTGGTTGAACTGTCACCCTTGCCAGCTCTGAAGATGAAGAATGCCCCCTTGATCCTTTCCAGTTTGTCGCCGTTTTTGTGGAAGTGCTACTTCGTGTGGTCCAACTGCGGCCGCGACGTCGACCCGGACAACCTTACTGCGCTACGCCACCTCTACGATTCGTTGCGCAGATGCGTGTTCTGCGAGCCGTTATCCAGCGCTGATCGGAACATCACTACTCGGACACTGCCCATGTTCCCTCGCATACGCTTTACCACGAATGAGGgtgacgaggatgatgtGAACATCAGCAACTTCATCGGCACTACCACGCAGGTTATCAGCACAGTTAGCGCGCCAGAACCGGAAGAGGAGTTCGATTATAGCTATGCTCCCCAGGAAGATTCGGCGGTGGACGATGTGCCGAATGTGTTGCCGTTGGAGCAGCCAAGGGGGATTCGCAACCTCGGCAATACGTGCTACTACAATTCACTGTTGCAAGCGCTATTCCACACACGGAGTTTCGTTAAAGGGCTGTTTGATCTGTCATCCAGTAATACGACCGTTGCCGTCTACCAGCGTCTCTTCCGCAAGTTGCTGAAGCGTGGCAAGAAGCCGTTCGACCCAAACCCCGGCTACAAGCTGCTGCCCGCAGCGTGGCGCCAGAATTCCGAGCAGCAGGACGTAACTGAAGTGCTCAGCCATCTGTTGGAGTCTCTGGATGAAAGCCTAGAGCTTTGGCGCCGCTTGTTCGCTGGCATGGTGGTGCGTCGTATCAAGTGCCTGCATTGCGGCAACATGAGCGACAACCGTGAGATCGTGATGGATTTTACTTTCACGGTGGACAACATGTCCAGCATTCAGGCGATGTTCGACGATTTTTGCAAGATCGAGAACTTGCGCGGCGGTAACCGTTACCTGTGCGCCAAGTGTGATGCCCACCGCCGTGCCGACATGTGGAATGTGATAGCGTCGCCGCCAGCGCACCTCATGGTGGTGCTAAGCCGTCATATGTGGAGCCCGGTGGCGGCGTTGCAGGGGTCGTCCGGCGGCGCTAGCAAGCTTTTGAATCACGTGCATGTCGACGAGCAGCTACGCATCTGCGAGTTCGACTACACGCTCTACGGGACGATATTCCACTCCGGAACGGGTGCTTCGTCTGGTCACTACTACTTCGTGGGTCGTGACAGTGAGGCTCCCAGCAACTGGCACGTCTGCGACGACTCGCAGGTGCGCCCCGCTACCGCTGCGACTGTGAACGAGATAAGCAAAGACCGTGGCAACTCCCATGTGCCCTACGTGGTCTTCTATCGCTGTTCGCAAGCTCCACTGACGGAACTATAA
- a CDS encoding aspartyl protease family protein, putative, which produces MSLGISNLMAVTYKKKRLSAVPVSLAILLLLYIHLPPVVAACSTCNRDETFDKCVEQRRLDHAVHEDADTKCELSKPIHVMLYGNLQELAYYYTVVEVGTPPQSQEVVVDTGSANLVLADSECRHCGHHDMKPFNTTLSRTLSYIDGNSSRCAALGGASGQNGAIKDACVFAEEYEEQSAISGFYATDYFAFKTDTDTNATYMLPQLGCTISETKLIYQQRANGVLGLGPAMVSSDDSSEASQSRLEKTPKANELKEVSNVKYGNFVDDFLQNNFAKTRHRFELCLSEDGGSLVFGGLEESVTDNEDPDILEQDRSVDGPLLWMPLMRRGAYAIVVNAVTFCGTTIQPANRRFILDSGSTNSSLEQPIYSVIYGYYMSLCNSMNRNAEVVRHRTTRRLYSRKGTLRRFIRRQLLFKSADEKDQNVFSKAIRTSAGDDDDTHLHSADNGGEVYDAGDARGDSTDSECTVKSKSLSKGRCVIQKKHGYLCFSDISQMPNVDLIIQGYVLRCKL; this is translated from the coding sequence ATGTCACTTGGCATCAGTAATCTGATGGCTGTCACGTATAAGAAAAAACGCCTGAGTGCTGTGCCTGTATCACTTGCGATACTTTTGCTGCTTTACATACATCTGCCACCGGTAGTGGCAGCATGTTCAACGTGTAATCGCGATGAAACGTTTGATAAATGCGTGGAACAGCGCCGACTGGATCATGCCGTGCATGAAGACGCCGATACGAAATGTGAACTCTCGAAACCCATTCATGTTATGCTCTACGGCAATCTTCAAGAGTTGGCTTATTATTACACTGTTGTTGAAGTTGGAACGCCGCCACAAAGCCAGGAGGTTGTTGTGGACACCGGATCCGCGAACCTTGTCCTGGCGGATTCAGAATGCCGCCACTGCGGCCATCACGACATGAAGCCGTTCAACACGACGCTTTCTCGAACACTGTCGTACATAGACGGGAATTCATCACGTTGTGCTGCATTAGGAGGTGCATCGGGTCAAAACGGCGCTATCAAAGATGCATGTGTTTTTGCCGAGGAGTATGAGGAGCAGAGCGCCATCAGCGGCTTCTACGCCACCGACTATTTCGCGTTCAAGACCGATACCGACACTAATGCAACGTACATGCTTCCACAACTCGGATGTACAATATCGGAAACCAAACTCATTTATCAGCAGCGGGCCAACGGAGTGTTGGGACTAGGGCCAGCAATGGTTTCATCTGATGACTCTAGTGAGGCATCTCAGTCACGGCTCGAAAAAACACCAAAAGCAAATGAATTAAAAGAAGTAAGTAACGTGAAATATGGGAATTTCGTAGACGACTTCTTGCAAAATAATTTTGCAAAGACAAGGCATCGATTTGAGCTGTGCCTCTCTGAAGACGGTGGTTCTCTGGTATTCGGGGGATTGGAAGAAAGTGTGACAGACAATGAAGATCCCGATATACTAGAGCAAGATAGATCGGTAGATGGGCCATTGCTGTGGATGCCGCTGATGCGCAGAGGCGCTTACGCAATAGTGGTTAATGCGGTGACGTTCTGCGGAACCACGATACAACCTGCCAATAGAAGATTCATTTTGGATTCTGGATCTACCAACTCCAGCCTCGAGCAGCCAATATACAGTGTCATATACGGATACTACATGTCGCTATGCAACTCGATGAACAGGAACGCAGAAGTCGTGCGCCATAGAACTACAAGACGTCTTTACAGCCGAAAGGGTACACTTCGTCGATTCATCAGACGTCAGTTGCTCTTCAAATCTGCAGATGAAAAGGATCAAAACGTTTTTTCGAAGGCGATTCGAACATCTGCCGGTGACGATGACGACACCCATCTGCATTCGGCAGATAACGGAGGCGAGGTTTATGACGCTGGTGACGCTCGAGGCGATTCAACAGACAGTGAATGTACCGTTAAATCTAAAAGTCTCTCAAAAGGTCGCTGCGTCATCCAGAAGAAACATGGATACCTGTGCTTTTCGGATATTTCTCAAATGCCAAACGTCGATTTGATCATCCAAGGGTATGTTTTACGGTGTAAATTATGA